The following are encoded together in the Periplaneta americana isolate PAMFEO1 chromosome 5, P.americana_PAMFEO1_priV1, whole genome shotgun sequence genome:
- the LOC138700314 gene encoding ATP-binding cassette sub-family C member 10 translates to MSASDTDWSHWDWTEMCGPGGLMLWSAKTHDLGICFQELCLQTPVFILMATISAFYCGKQSNWVVRSRKQLQVLTLRATVVVLLAAATIARVCSSIVYCPGSLLPVDYLLAGIEGLAWLVHLGFILALRHRLGISLRGPVSVRVIWTLSFVLSAVSLRSYILLRHNVSVPTLLKSAYLSYGFSIASLILQCLYLLTLLPSERSWDVGTYEGFHQRMQNSESQSLLGSPRLGTYSRFSEERDPHYLGTAMENAPFCSKLLFHWVTPLMEKGAKQKLENSEDLYDLPLNLTPAYLCSQLEMAMIQSSKMKKSHHDSGGSENTNGAVHTERELPDVTWRGAGVRRPVSLLRALHSCFGVQFYSVGILKLLSDCAGFMGPLLLNKLVTFIETKSEALHEGYLYAAGLFAVTLIGALCNTHFSFLMQEVGLKIRGALVTTVYRKTLTLSNTVLSKFSIGEIVNFMSTDTDRIVNSCPSFHAFWSIPFQIGVSFYLLYLQVGVAFVAGVAFTIILIPINKFIASKIGELSTKLMSQKDERVKVMAEILRGIRVIKFHVWEDHFIEKIGNLRELELKYLRGRKYLDALCVYFWATTPVLISIFTFVTYVCLGNKLTAATVFTSVALLNMLIGPLNAFPWVLNGLTEAWVSIKRLQRLLELPDMDLANYYTPMPDDNSELAVFVKNGSFRYGLDAEENQVTETQNKNEESESVQAPIKFLLTNITFTITKGQFIGVMGSVGSGKSSLLSALLAELDRESGVIALSDLDKGYGYVTQQPWLQRGTLRDNILFGKSFEHGRYKSVVEACCLVDDFNTLPGGDMVGVGEGGVTLSGGQKARVALARAVYQDKNIYFLDDIMSAVDVNVARHIFHKCINGILRSKTRILCTHHVQYLLSADNILVMENGKITQQGKPTDVLSDYDDYLSPSEFDVGEPSSSHKENSRRTRSDGDLDSLSGDSILEEELREVGTVQLSVYTSYLKAVGYLLAATILLSMFLMQSSRNLTDWWLSYWVSHGGSPIPHNETNTSVFIYETFSNTSDDSHISYYLTVYGVFAGLNSVFTLFRAFLFAYGGIHAATNMHKQVLKTIIKATVTFFDVSPLGRILNRFSSDTYTVDDTLPFIMNILLAQFFGLIGTVIITIYGLPWLVLVLAPLVPVYHWLQDLYRLTSRELKRLSSVTLSPVYSHFNETLLGLSTIRSFRAVPRFKRENEENVEANQKCQYASQAAGQWLGLRLQLIGVAMVTGIGVISVLQHQFNVADPGLIGLAISYALAVTGLLSGVVNAFTETEREMIAVERVCQYIDQVQSEKSREIIAPPYAWPSQGVVTFNSVVLKYREHLAPSLKELSFTTRPAEKIGVVGRTGAGKSSLFMALFRLVELNGGEILIDTVNIAHIGLTSLRSRIAIIPQEPFLFCGTVRENIDPLGEYRDTELTGALQRCHLATAVNRLGGLGAQVGHGGHNLSVGQRQLLCLVRAVLHNAKILCIDEATANVDAETDRHIQRTLRTSFQKSTVITIAHRVRTVMDSDRVLVMGDGQILEFDCPDTLLQDKESHFYKLAHQEFQ, encoded by the exons atgtCGGCCTCAGATACGGACTGGTCACATTGGGATTGGACTGAAATGTGCGGACCAGGAGGACTAATGTTATGGTCCGCCAAGACTCATGATTTGGGAATATGCTTCCAAGAACTGTGCCTGCAGACTCCTGTCTTTATTTTGATGGCAACAATTTCTGCATTTTATTGTGGCAAACAAAGCAACTGGGTAGTTCGTAGCCGCAAACAATTGCAAGTTCTAACATTGAGAGCCACAGTCGTTGTTCTATTGGCAGCGGCTACCATTGCAAGAGTATGTTCTTCTATAGTATATTGTCCAGGTTCCTTGCTGCCTGTGGACTACCTTTTAGCCGGCATTGAGGGTTTAGCGTGGCTCGTACATTTAGGTTTTATCTTAGCCCTAAGACATCGCTTGGGAATATCTTTACGAGGACCTGTTTCAGTGCGTGTAATTTGGACTTTAAGTTTTGTTCTCTCTGCAGTTTCCTTACGTTCTTATATACTGCTACGCCATAACGTTTCTGTGCCTACTTTATTGAAATCAGCATATCTTTCTTATGGATTCAGCATCGCaagtttaattcttcagtgtctTTATCTATTAACTTTACTGCCTAGTGAAAGATCGTGGGATGTCGGTACTTATGAAGGATTTCATCAACGAATGCAGAATTCTGAATCCCAGAGTTTACTTG GTTCCCCTAGACTGGGTACATACAGTCGATTCAGTGAAGAAAGGGACCCTCATTATCTTGGAACTGCGATGGAAAATGCTCCATTTTGTTCCAAACTCTTGTTTCACTGGGTTACTCCTTTGATGGAGAAGGGTGCTAAGCAAAAACTGGAGAATTCTGAAGATCTGTATGATCTTCCACTGAACTTAACCCCGGCATATCTTTGTTCTCAGTTGGAAATGGCAATGATCCAGTCATCAAAAATGAAAAAGAGTCATCATGATTCAG GCGGAAGTGAGAACACTAATGGTGCAGTACACACTGAGCGGGAATTGCCAGATGTGACATGGAGAGGGGCAGGGGTTCGAAGACCAGTTTCACTTCTTCGAGCTCTGCATTCATGTTTTGGTGTTCAGTTCTACAGTGTTGGCATTCTTAAGCTTCTATCAGACTGTGCAGGCTTCATGGGACCTTTACTACTGAATAAGTTGGTAACCTTCATTGAAACCAAGTCAGAAGCATTACATGAGGGATATCTGTATGCAGCCGGGCTCTTCGCTGTCACTTTGATAG GAGCATTGTGTAACACACATTTTAGCTTTCTTATGCAAGAAGTTGGACTCAAAATAAGGGGCGCTTTAGTGACCACAGTATACAGGAAGACGCTTACTCTCAGCAACACCGTACTCTCCAAATTCAG TATTGGCGAAATTGTGAACTTCATGAGCACAGACACAGATCGCATTGTGAATTCCTGCCCCAGCTTTCATGCCTTCTGGAGTATTccatttcag ATTGGTGTGTCATTTTACTTGTTGTATTTGCAAGTTGGCGTTGCATTTGTGGCCGGTGTTGCTTTCACTATCATTTTAATTCCTATTAATAAATTCATTGCCTCAAAAATAG GAGAACTAAGTACAAAACTGATGTCACAAAAAGATGAGAGAGTGAAAGTAATGGCTGAAATTCTGCGTGGAATCCGTGTTATCAAATTTCATGTATGGGAAGACCACTTCATTGAAAAAATAGGAA ATTTGCGTGAATTGGAACTAAAATACCTTCGTGGCCGCAAGTATCTGGATGCATTGTGTGTTTATTTTTGGGCCACAACGCCTGTTCTGATTTCcatcttcacttttgttacataCGTGTGTCTCGGCAATAAACTTACAGCTGCAACA GTGTTTACCAGTGTCGCTTTACTGAATATGTTGATTGGACCTTTAAATGCCTTCCCTTGGGTATTGAATGGACTTACAGAAGCTTGGGTGTCAATTAAAAGATTGCAGAGATTGTTGGAG CTACCTGACATGGATCTTGCAAATTACTATACTCCAATGCCTGACGACAATTCGGAACTTGCTGTCTTTGTGAAAAATGGATCCTTTAGATATGGATTGGATGCAGAAGAAAATCAAGtaacagaaactcaaaacaaaaacGAAGAGAGTGAATCTGTACAGGCACCCATAAAATTTTTGCTTACAAATATTACTTTTACCATTACAAAG GGCCAGTTCATTGGAGTGATGGGCAGTGTTGGAAGTGGCAAGTCATCCCTTTTGTCTGCATTGCTTGCAGAACTGGACAGAGAATCTGGTGTTATAGCTTTGTCAGATCTTGATAAAG GTTATGGATATGTCACTCAACAACCGTGGCTCCAACGAGGTACTCTGAGAGACAATATTTTGTTTGGAAAATCATTTGAACATGGGAGATACAa ATCTGTTGTCGAAGCCTGTTGCCTGGTTGATGACTTCAATACCCTGCCTGGTGGTGATATGGTGGGGGTTGGAGAAGGTGGAGTTACTCTCAGTGGAGGACAGAAAGCCAGAGTTGCATTAGCTCGAGCAGTGTACCAG GACAAGAATATATATTTCTTGGATGACATCATGTCAGCTGTGGACGTCAATGTCGCTCGTCATATATTTCACAAGTGTATAAACGGTATTTTACGCAGCAAGACCAGAATTCTCTGTACTCATCACGTCCAGTATCTGCTCTCTGctgacaatattctggtcatggaaaatggaaaaataacacaacagg GTAAACCTACGGATGTCCTatctgattatgatgattatctTTCACCTTCTGAATTTGACGTGGGTGAGCCGAGTTCTAGTCATAAAGAAAACTCCAGAAGAACAAGAAGTGATGGTGATTTAGATTCCTTAAGTGGTGACAGTATTTTGGAAGAAGAGTTGCGGGAAGTCGGAACTGTACAGCTGAGTGTGTACACGTCATATTTGAAGGCAGTCGGGTACCTCCTTGCTGCAACCATCTTGCTCTCTATGTTTCTCATGCAGTCCTCTAGAAACCTAACAGATTGGTGGCTCAGTTACTGG GTCAGTCATGGTGGATCACCAATTCCACACAATGAAACCAACACTTCTGTTTTCATATAcgaaacattttcaaacactagTGATGACAGTCATATTTCTTACTACTTGACAGTATACGGAGTTTTCGCTGGTCTCAATTCAGTATTCACGCTCTTTAGAGCTTTCCTGTTTGCATATGGAGGAATCCACGCTGCTACAAATATGCATAAGCAAGTCTTGAAAACTATAATCAag gCTACTGTAACATTTTTCGATGTGTCTCCATTAGGTCGTATTCTTAACAGGTTTTCATCAGACACATACACAGTAGACGACACATTACCATTCATTATGAATATTCTTCTGGCACAATTCTTTGGACTAATAG gcactgtaataataacaatttatggACTTCCATGGTTGGTTCTTGTCCTTGCACCATTGGTTCCTGTTTATCATTGGCTTCAAGATCTTTATCGACTGACTTCTCGGGAACTCAAAAGACTTTCCAGTGTCACCCTCTCTCCAGTCTACAGCCACTTCAATGAAACGTTGCTGGGTTTGTCCACTATCAGATCTTTCCGAGCTGTTCCAAG atttaaaagAGAGAATGAAGAAAATGTGGAAGCAAATCAGAAATGTCAATATGCAAGCCAAGCAGCAGGACAGTGGTTGGGTTTGAGACTTCAGCTAATTGGAGTTGCCATGGTGACTGGAATTGGTGTGATATCAGTGTTACAGCACCAGTTCAACGTAGCAGATCCAG GTTTGATTGGATTGGCAATATCCTATGCTCTTGCAGTGACTGGCTTATTAAGTGGTGTAGTAAATGCGTTTACTGAGACAGAAAGGGAGATGATCGCAGTGGAAAGAGTGTGTCAGTACATTGATCAGGTGCAGTCTGAGAAATCTCGCGAGATAATCGCCCCTCCGTATGCCTGGCCTAGTCAGGGTGTCGTCACCTTCAACAGTGTTGTTCTTAAGTACAG aGAACATTTGGCACCTTCATTAAAAGAGCTGAGTTTCACAACACGTCCTGCGGAGAAAATTGGTGTCGTTGGTCGAACAGGTGCTGGCAAGAGCTCACTATTTATGGCTCTGTTCAGACTTGTGGAGCTCAATGGAGGTGAAATTCTGATAGATACGGTCAATATAGCTCATATAGGACTCACAAGTTTACG atcTCGGATTGCTATTATTCCTCAGGAACCGTTTCTCTTCTGTGGTACTGTAAGAGAGAACATCGATCCCTTGGGTGAATACCGTGATACAGAACTCACAGGAGCTCTACAGCGCTGCCATTTGGCGACTGCTGTCAACAGACTGGGGGGTCTGGGGGCACAAGTAGGGCATGGTGGACACAACCTCTCTGTGGGACAGCGTCAGCTGCTTTGTCTAGTCAGAGCTGTGCTTCATAATGCGAag ATTCTGTGTATTGATGAGGCAACAGCGAATGTGGATGCAGAGACAGATCGCCATATTCAGCGCACTCTGCGAACCTCGTTTCAGAAGAGTACTGTGATTACCATTGCTCATAGAGTTCGCACTGTTATGGATTCGGATAG AGTCCTGGTAATGGGAGATGGTCAGATATTGGAGTTTGACTGTCCAGATACATTGCTACAGGATAAGGAGTCACACTTCTATAAACTGGCACATCAAGAATTCCAGTAG